The following proteins are encoded in a genomic region of Glycine max cultivar Williams 82 chromosome 18, Glycine_max_v4.0, whole genome shotgun sequence:
- the LOC100776858 gene encoding vacuolar iron transporter 1, producing the protein MGERGGSSGGTTTRLLQTAAEDGGERKSERPKEPWKGEYVKSMVFAGLDAIITCFSLISSISASTSSSVHVLVLGVSNLVADAISMGFGDFVSASSEQDVIIEERRVTEWDVINQRDKEQTELVKHYQNLGMDYNDATMVVNIFTKYNDILVDQRMVADKGMLPADQEVKPWRNGLVTFASFMLFGSTPLLSFIILIPFTDNDSVKFLSACIVSALALALLGVAKARIAGQNIMLSAAVTLLCGAIAAASAYLVGWLLKLMAGLES; encoded by the exons ATGGGTGAGAGAGGTGGCAGCAGTGGTGGCACCACCACAAGGCTCCTCCAGACAGCTGCGGAGGACGGTGGAGAGAGGAAGAGTGAGAGACCAAAGGAGCCTTGGAAAGGAGAGTATGTGAAGAGCATGGTTTTTGCAGGGCTTGATGCCATTATCACTTGCTTTTCTCTCATTTCCTCCATCTCTGCTAGCACTAGTTCCTCTG TGCATGTGCTGGTTCTTGGGGTCTCAAACCTAGTGGCAGATGCAATATCAATGGGGTTTGGGGACTTTGTGTCTGCTAGCTCTGAGCAGGATGTGATCATTGAGGAAAGGAGAGTGACAGAATGGGATGTCATTAACCAAAGGGACAAAGAGCAAACAGAGTTGGTCAAACACTATCAAAATCTAGGGATGGACTACAATGATGCAACCATG GTTGTGAACATATTCACAAAGTACAATGACATTCTAGTGGATCAAAGAATGGTAGCAGACAAGGGAATGCTGCCAGCAGACCAAGAAGTGAAGCCCTGGAGGAATGGCCTTGTGACCTTTGCATCCTTCATGCTCTTTGGCTCAACTCCTTTGCTCTCTTTCATCATCCTCATACCATTCACTGACAATGACTCTGTCAAGTTTCTCAGTGCTTGCATTGTTTCTGCACTTGCCCTTGCTCTTCTTGGGGTGGCAAAGGCAAGGATTGCTGGCCAAAACATCATGCTCTCTGCGGCTGTCACACTTCTCTGTGGTGCCATAGCTGCAGCTTCGGCTTATTTAGTGGGATGGTTGCTTAAGCTTATGGCAGGACTAGAGAGTTGA